agtagtcgtggtagtaatggtagtggtagtagtagtggtgggggtagtagtagtggtggtagtagtagtagtaatggtagtagtagtggtgggggtagtagtagtggtggtagtagtagtagtggtggtattagtagtagtaatggtagaagtagtagtagtagtagtggtggtggtagtagtagtagttataataatactaaaaataCACCTAATTATGTGCCTATTTGCAAAACCAGTCTGTCCGTTATCATTACGACTCACTGTATTGATTTGATTCTTGCTTTGGTTTCTTCAAACATATTGAGGTCAGAGTGATCCACATTAATTGTTTAATGCTGATTTCTTAGCTAAgtgaattttgtgtgtgtgtgtgcaatgtttttcagtgtgcatcaaaataaatctgtgatttgcagctCCACTAGTGTCAGAGCTGTTGACTGGGAGAATTTCAGAAATTATTAAATCTTTATCTCCTGTTTCTTTTCATCCCACTAGATTGAGCACAGATGTCATCGTGCTGTGATCATTGACATGGGCCTGGCAAAATTCTTCAGAAACGGTTTAAGCTCTGCCGGAAACATGGGCAACACGGCGTACTCTGCTCCTGAGATCTGGCAAGGAAACGTTCGAGACAAGCATTCAGACGTGTGGGCCATGGGCAAAATCATTGCCGAACTCTGCAGAAGGGTCAGGCTTCCCACCCATGGTTTGACTCCGACCAAGGTTATAGAGACTCTGAAAGACAATCCATACCGTAGCGTTGTGTCCAGGATGGTGATGACACGTGCAGTAGAGAGAGCCTCCATGGCTGAAGTGATTGGCGAGATCCGGCAAATTGAGGCAGGACCAGGAAGACAAAACGCAGGTTTGATGGGTGCCTGTGGACCAGGAAGACAAAACGCAGGTTTGAGGGGTGCCTGTGGACCAGGAAGACAAAACGCAGGTTTGAGGGGTGCCTGTGGACCAGGAAGACAAAACGCAGGTTTGAGGGGTGCCTGTGGACCAGGAAGACAAAACGCAGGTTTGAGGGATGCCTGTGGACCAGGAGCTGCTGATCTTGGATTGGGGAGAAAACGGGTCCTGCTGAGCCCTTACCCAACAGAAGCACAACACTATGAAACACCTGCTACACACATCCACCATGGCCCATTTCCACGAAAGAGAGCCACCATGGCTGGAGTGTTTGGCGAGACCCGGCAAA
This genomic interval from Ictalurus punctatus breed USDA103 chromosome 23, Coco_2.0, whole genome shotgun sequence contains the following:
- the zmp:0000000881 gene encoding inhibitor of nuclear factor kappa-B kinase subunit alpha isoform X1, with protein sequence MDFSTKTLAKGCFGKVYKQKYGDAWAAIKKVPVNLITKEQLSRECHVYEKGQHNNVVRLLGTPWLDDGKWHIPLEFIFGEDLETAIFDVQKSKIQLTSSVKATIITGMCEGLNFLHSKDIVHQDLKPDNIMIEHRCHRAVIIDMGLAKFFRNGLSSAGNMGNTAYSAPEIWQGNVRDKHSDVWAMGKIIAELCRRVRLPTHGLTPTKVIETLKDNPYRSVVSRMVMTRAVERASMAEVIGEIRQIEAGPGRQNAGLMGACGPGRQNAGLRGACGPGRQNAGLRGACGPGRQNAGLRGACGPGRQNAGLRDACGPGAADLGLGRKRVLLSPYPTEAQHYETPATHIHHGPFPRKRATMAGVFGETRQMGANWGANQGQFRPLFIGLVRPECRPFVGGQIRESSRPQFRPFVWGQMRAPVRLQHRPLFRGQFRGQFRG